Genomic DNA from Hordeum vulgare subsp. vulgare chromosome 2H, MorexV3_pseudomolecules_assembly, whole genome shotgun sequence:
ATTCTATACACATACCATAATTCGTAGACAAGATGAAGCCCAGCATTTTGTGTGTTTTATCGTTTCATGTTTGTGAGTTCTGACAAGTTTACATCACTGGTGTGAGATTCAGAAAGACAGAGTGAAAgaagtaagagcatctccaacaggcgtcTAAAAACTGCTCCACGCACTAAAATATTCGTTTTTTGGGCGTCGGGCTGCTCCAGCAGAAGCTGCAAAACGCTGCGCGCGCTAAAAATTTCTGGGCGTGCGTTTAAAAACGCTATCGCGCGCAGCATATTTGGTGCGCCGGCTTGCGCGCGCGGCGCGGATTGGGCGCCGCACTAGCGCGCGTTTGTTGGAGATGCTTCGGTCCCCGCGCTGCAAAACTGCTACAGTGACGCGCTAAAAAAAATTATTGGACGCGGATTTTTTGCGCTgcccgttggagatgctctagtGTGGCAAACTGACAGTTAACACAGCTACGGATGCTTCTGCTCTTTGTAATATGGCACTTGTTGCGTACGTATGGTACTATACTTTTATACATTTTCATTTCACTTTGACAAGGGGAGAGATGGTGGTAATATACAGCAAGGAATCAATTGAATCCGACTAGCATCGACATTGGGGACGGCCGGTGTTGGGCCGGCGTGATCACAGCGGCCGGAAGATGACCGGCGCGCCGTACTGCGGGTTGAGTATCATGAGCACCCTGGGCGCGTGCACGTACGCCGGCGACAGGCGGAAGGCGAACCGCTGCAGCACGACGGCCAGCGCCACCTTGGCCTCGATGAGCGCCAGGTTCTGCCCGATGCACACCCGCTCGCCGCCGCCGAACGGCATGAACGCCATCTGGTGCCGCCGGAGCGGCCGCTCGTCGCCAAACCGCGCCGGGTTGAAGTCCGTCGCGTCGCTCCCCCAGTGCTCCTCGTCGTGGTGCACCGCCAGGATCGGGATGAGGAGCTCCGTGCCCGCTGGCACCACGCACCCGCCCAGCTCCACGTCCCGGTTCGCCGTCCGGATCATCGCCACCGCCGGTGGGTACAGCCTCAGCGTCTCGTTGACGATCATCCCCACCTGCATGCATATATGGCGCATCGCCGTTAATTAGCTGGAAAAAACATGAAAGCTGCAGCATGCTCTCGTGCATGGGGGCGAGAGAGAGGGCACGGTGCGTACGGTCTTGAGCTTGGGGAGGTGTTCTTTGGTGGGGAGGTCGTCGCGGCcgacgacggcgaggacctcCTGGCGGGCGCGGTCCTGCCACTCCGGGtgcatggcgagggcgacggtggCCCAGGTGAGGAGGCTGGCGAGCGTCTCCTTGCCGGCGAAGAAGAAGTTCTTGCTCTCCTCGATGATCTCCTCCGTCGTCATGGCCGGCGTCATGAAGCTCATCAGGTCCCtcatgccgccgccgccgtcgtggtGACCGGCCTTGGGCAGGTTGGCGATGAAGGCGGCCAGGCTCTTCCTGATCTCCCTGACGAGGTGCCACACGCGCACGTTCCTCCTCAGCGGCAGGAAGCGGTAGCCGGGGATGTACACCT
This window encodes:
- the LOC123425011 gene encoding cytochrome P450 734A5-like, with the translated sequence MWPPSWWSWPWGAAVLVGAACLCARAAAEALWLRPRRLERHFAGQGVRGPGYRFFVGSSIELVRLMLDASSRPMAPPGSHDILPRVLAFYHHWRKLYGPKHLIWFGTKARLTISAPELIREVLLTRAEHFDRYEAHPLICQFEGYGLGNLRGGQWARHRRVLSPAFHTENLKPLVPFIGATMRRMLDELAAKAVDGGGGEAEVDVAEWFQRVPQEVITFATFGRRNYEDGKAVFELQDELAGLAADAHSKVYIPGYRFLPLRRNVRVWHLVREIRKSLAAFIANLPKAGHHDGGGGMRDLMSFMTPAMTTEEIIEESKNFFFAGKETLASLLTWATVALAMHPEWQDRARQEVLAVVGRDDLPTKEHLPKLKTVGMIVNETLRLYPPAVAMIRTANRDVELGGCVVPAGTELLIPILAVHHDEEHWGSDATDFNPARFGDERPLRRHQMAFMPFGGGERVCIGQNLALIEAKVALAVVLQRFAFRLSPAYVHAPRVLMILNPQYGAPVIFRPL